From Streptomyces sp. 6-11-2, one genomic window encodes:
- a CDS encoding DUF2510 domain-containing protein — protein MTQVTPPGWYPDPGQTSDGPATERWWDGRAWTDQTRPVGSAAVWGPPGQQTAPGPYPAQQGYPGYPGYPAYPGHPGRPPASGRRGLRIGIAVAVAAAVLASIGVGVYALANDVSGKDSRAGSSRQGPDDRGGTGEERGPFGGPDGGSGDSGGSGGSGGGPSEAPKIKSGSVTDAVSGISLPVPDGWYGQELGVGAQVTSNDSYKCPGDTSKDCTKGGAYSAPALALGVRGSTPEQVAKADISANAEDSYGGEAYGGITSHQVLASKAVTVAGQKGYLVRWKAVTRKGADGYVESLAFPSPHDSRQLVVVRFGLDVGEPQSVIDDITRGIEPSSGGGNGQSV, from the coding sequence ATGACGCAGGTGACTCCTCCCGGGTGGTACCCCGACCCCGGGCAGACAAGTGACGGCCCCGCCACCGAGCGCTGGTGGGACGGCAGGGCATGGACGGACCAGACCCGTCCCGTCGGATCGGCCGCCGTGTGGGGTCCCCCGGGGCAGCAGACGGCCCCCGGGCCGTACCCGGCCCAGCAGGGGTATCCGGGGTACCCGGGCTATCCGGCGTACCCCGGACATCCAGGCCGGCCGCCCGCCTCCGGGCGCCGCGGCCTGCGTATCGGTATCGCCGTCGCGGTGGCGGCCGCGGTGCTGGCGAGCATCGGCGTCGGCGTGTACGCGCTGGCCAACGACGTCAGCGGCAAGGACAGCCGTGCCGGGTCGTCCCGGCAGGGCCCGGACGACCGGGGCGGCACGGGCGAGGAACGCGGCCCCTTCGGCGGCCCGGACGGGGGCTCGGGCGACTCCGGTGGGTCCGGCGGGTCCGGTGGCGGGCCGTCCGAGGCGCCGAAGATCAAGAGCGGCTCGGTGACCGACGCGGTCAGCGGCATCAGCCTGCCCGTGCCCGACGGCTGGTACGGCCAGGAGTTGGGGGTGGGCGCCCAGGTCACGTCGAACGATTCCTACAAGTGCCCCGGCGACACCTCCAAGGACTGCACCAAGGGCGGCGCCTACTCGGCTCCCGCGCTCGCACTGGGCGTCCGTGGGAGCACGCCCGAGCAGGTCGCCAAGGCCGACATATCGGCGAACGCCGAGGACTCCTACGGAGGCGAGGCCTACGGCGGCATCACATCCCACCAGGTGCTGGCCTCCAAGGCGGTGACCGTGGCCGGGCAGAAGGGCTACCTGGTCCGCTGGAAGGCCGTCACCCGCAAGGGCGCGGACGGGTACGTGGAGTCGCTGGCCTTCCCCTCGCCCCACGACTCCCGGCAGCTCGTCGTCGTCCGCTTCGGCCTCGACGTCGGGGAGCCGCAGTCCGTGATCGACGACATCACCCGGGGCATCGAGCCCTCCTCGGGCGGTGGCAACGGCCAGAGCGTCTGA
- a CDS encoding TetR/AcrR family transcriptional regulator, whose translation MTSQAADEPETVVAPRRSKLTPEREQEFFDAVLEQIREHGYDAVTMEGVAASTRCSKSTLYRQWRTKPQFVAAALRSSGRCRFAGIDTGSLAEDLRRVALATGEWSGRDTRLLQALGHAITLDPELKRALRETLVEPEIAALREILRLGVERGEVRADNPALEFVPAQLFGVLRIRPVLEGEYADPDYVVRFLEAAVLPALGLGSRLRPPSPG comes from the coding sequence ATGACATCGCAGGCCGCGGACGAGCCGGAGACGGTTGTCGCCCCGCGCCGCTCCAAGCTCACGCCGGAGCGTGAGCAGGAGTTCTTCGACGCCGTGCTCGAACAGATCCGCGAGCACGGCTACGACGCCGTCACCATGGAGGGAGTCGCCGCCAGCACCCGGTGCAGCAAGTCCACGCTCTACCGGCAGTGGCGGACCAAGCCGCAGTTCGTGGCGGCCGCCCTGCGGTCCAGCGGCCGCTGCCGCTTCGCCGGCATCGACACCGGCTCGCTCGCCGAGGACCTGCGGCGGGTCGCACTGGCCACGGGCGAGTGGTCGGGCCGGGACACCCGCCTCCTCCAGGCGCTCGGGCACGCGATCACGCTGGACCCCGAGCTGAAGCGGGCGCTGCGCGAGACGCTGGTCGAGCCGGAGATCGCCGCGCTGCGGGAGATCCTGCGGCTCGGGGTGGAGCGCGGCGAGGTCCGCGCGGACAATCCGGCACTGGAGTTCGTGCCCGCGCAGCTGTTCGGCGTCCTGCGCATCCGGCCCGTGCTGGAGGGGGAGTACGCCGACCCGGACTACGTGGTCCGGTTCCTGGAGGCCGCGGTGCTGCCCGCACTGGGCCTCGGTTCACGACTCAGGCCACCGTCCCCGGGATGA
- a CDS encoding phospholipid scramblase-related protein, with the protein MSTYSNTPAGWYPDPHGAAQTLRYWDGSQWTEHTHADQQAHVAQQVPPQPAAHDPRVQRQVQHQAGVAPGAQGGGSLFSEPVLVVNQKAKLIELTNEYEVFDQHGSRIGTVTEVGQSALKKAMRFVSSLDQFMTHRLEIRDAYGTPQLVLTRPAKVFKSRVVVSRPDGSEIGEIVQQNVFGKINFAMNVNGQQVGAIKAENWRAWNFAIVDHADNEVARITKTWEGLAKTMFTTADNYVLQIHYQLPEPLLSLVVATALTVDTALKQDSRGWN; encoded by the coding sequence GTGAGTACGTATTCGAACACACCGGCAGGTTGGTACCCGGATCCGCACGGAGCGGCCCAGACGCTGCGTTACTGGGACGGTTCCCAGTGGACGGAGCACACCCACGCCGACCAGCAGGCCCACGTCGCGCAGCAGGTGCCGCCGCAGCCGGCTGCCCACGACCCCCGCGTGCAGCGGCAGGTCCAGCACCAGGCCGGGGTCGCTCCGGGCGCCCAGGGCGGCGGCTCGCTGTTCAGCGAGCCGGTGCTCGTGGTGAACCAGAAGGCCAAACTGATCGAGCTGACCAACGAGTACGAGGTCTTCGACCAGCACGGCAGCCGGATCGGCACGGTCACCGAGGTCGGGCAGAGCGCGCTGAAGAAGGCGATGCGGTTCGTCTCCAGCCTCGACCAGTTCATGACGCACAGGCTCGAGATCCGCGACGCCTACGGCACGCCCCAGTTGGTGCTCACCCGGCCGGCGAAGGTCTTCAAGTCGCGGGTGGTGGTGTCCCGTCCGGACGGCTCGGAGATCGGTGAGATCGTCCAGCAGAACGTCTTCGGCAAGATCAACTTCGCGATGAACGTGAACGGGCAGCAGGTCGGCGCGATCAAGGCGGAGAACTGGCGCGCCTGGAACTTCGCCATCGTCGACCACGCCGACAACGAGGTCGCCCGGATCACCAAGACCTGGGAGGGCCTGGCCAAGACGATGTTCACGACCGCCGACAACTACGTCCTGCAGATCCACTACCAGCTGCCCGAGCCGCTGCTGAGCCTGGTGGTCGCCACGGCGCTGACCGTCGACACGGCGCTCAAGCAGGACTCGCGCGGCTGGAACTGA
- a CDS encoding LAETG motif-containing sortase-dependent surface protein: MKIRRSLALAAATAAITPAVLLAAPAAFATGSPTPAVTETTEGGSTGADGQTAEPEDTSKSADDTTEAEDPSKSADDTTTGDDNKSDDTGEKSANTGSDSKDAGTTDKESATPTPSASPSETPGPQACKEGKEQKQDKNLRTSLTGLPSKVVAGSGFHNFKLNVTNSGDNSYKRVDMGVFAALVGEKEFTDESSHLTLQFKDPVTGTWENISLDERDDAIGYVGYTDVKPKESFSIDLRLNVDKKAPAGMGVAISIGMYADDKGNCVFATDDDFYLFDVLAAGTNAGKPADAKPQGGRKPLPAKPAGDKQIVPQGHLAETGSSSALPMIALAGGAAVAVGAGAVFVVRRRKAGSGAATA; encoded by the coding sequence ATGAAGATTCGCCGCTCTCTGGCGCTCGCAGCAGCCACGGCAGCCATCACACCCGCTGTGCTTCTTGCGGCCCCCGCCGCCTTCGCCACGGGCTCTCCGACCCCGGCGGTCACCGAGACGACCGAGGGCGGCTCCACCGGCGCCGACGGCCAGACCGCCGAGCCCGAGGACACGTCCAAGAGCGCCGACGACACCACCGAGGCCGAGGACCCGTCGAAGAGCGCCGACGACACCACCACCGGCGACGACAACAAGTCGGACGACACCGGCGAGAAGTCCGCGAACACGGGGTCCGACTCGAAGGACGCGGGCACCACCGACAAGGAGTCGGCCACCCCCACCCCCAGCGCCTCGCCGTCCGAGACGCCGGGCCCCCAGGCGTGCAAGGAGGGCAAGGAGCAGAAGCAGGACAAGAACCTGCGCACCAGCCTGACCGGCCTGCCCTCGAAGGTCGTCGCGGGCAGCGGGTTCCACAACTTCAAGCTGAACGTCACGAACTCCGGCGACAACTCCTACAAGCGCGTCGACATGGGCGTGTTCGCGGCCCTGGTCGGGGAGAAGGAGTTCACCGACGAGAGCAGCCACCTCACCCTGCAGTTCAAGGACCCGGTCACCGGCACGTGGGAGAACATCTCCCTGGACGAGAGGGATGACGCCATCGGTTACGTCGGCTACACCGACGTCAAGCCGAAGGAGTCCTTCTCCATCGACCTGCGTCTGAACGTGGACAAGAAGGCCCCGGCCGGCATGGGCGTCGCAATCTCCATCGGCATGTACGCCGATGACAAGGGCAACTGTGTCTTCGCCACCGACGACGACTTCTACCTGTTCGACGTCCTCGCGGCCGGCACCAACGCGGGCAAGCCCGCCGACGCCAAGCCGCAGGGCGGCCGGAAGCCGCTGCCGGCCAAGCCCGCCGGCGACAAGCAGATCGTCCCGCAGGGCCACCTCGCCGAGACCGGCTCCAGCTCGGCGCTGCCGATGATCGCGCTCGCGGGCGGTGCCGCGGTCGCCGTCGGCGCGGGCGCCGTGTTCGTCGTGCGTCGCCGCAAGGCCGGCAGCGGCGCTGCCACGGCCTGA
- a CDS encoding LCP family protein translates to MTTSHKTAPSRRRSKGVPPQRRGGSRRRASGGRGGRSRGRTALVMALSLVVLGTAGLGWLYLKLNGNINTFGADGLSDNRPEAGSSKGENVLVIGSDARVGGNDALGGGSKDDIGRSDTAFLLHVYADHRHALAVSIPRDTLVTIPPCKLPDGGWTESRPNTMFNAAYSVGNTAEGNPACSQNTVEHLTGLRVDHTVVVDFKGFAALTDVVGGVPVCVPQDIYQKDLNPNRASRGSLLFSKGEQKVSGKQALDWVRIRHGIGDGSDIGRIKRQQAFVASLIKKVKADGFTPTKLFPLADAATKSLTVDPGLGSADKLLSFAMSLKDVDLHNTKFVTIPWRYEGARVAIVEPDASELWAALRADRTIDGKDAGGKKSKKGKAAASASPDAGQGDLGKGIDVGVYNGTTTPGLATRGASVLTGRGFTVTGTENAGSQNHAITIIQYGPGRQAEAETVAKLFPGAELQALTGPGINVVLGEDFTAAADGASAEPTSVPTSVAADARSADDDLCSNLSYG, encoded by the coding sequence ATGACGACCAGCCACAAGACCGCTCCTTCGCGCCGCCGGAGCAAGGGCGTCCCGCCCCAGCGCCGGGGCGGCTCCCGCCGCCGCGCCTCCGGCGGCCGCGGCGGACGCAGTCGCGGACGGACGGCCCTCGTCATGGCGCTGTCCCTGGTGGTGCTCGGCACGGCGGGTCTGGGCTGGCTCTATCTGAAGCTCAACGGCAACATCAACACCTTCGGCGCCGACGGCCTGTCCGACAACCGGCCCGAGGCCGGCTCGTCCAAGGGCGAGAACGTCCTGGTCATCGGCTCCGACGCGCGCGTGGGCGGCAACGACGCGCTCGGCGGCGGCAGCAAGGACGACATCGGCCGCTCCGACACCGCGTTCCTGCTGCACGTCTACGCCGACCATCGGCACGCCCTCGCCGTGTCCATCCCCCGGGACACCCTGGTCACCATCCCGCCCTGCAAGCTCCCCGACGGCGGCTGGACCGAGTCGCGGCCGAACACGATGTTCAACGCCGCGTACTCCGTGGGCAACACCGCCGAGGGCAACCCCGCCTGCAGCCAGAACACCGTCGAGCACCTCACCGGGCTGCGCGTGGACCACACCGTCGTCGTCGACTTCAAGGGATTCGCCGCGCTCACCGACGTGGTGGGCGGGGTGCCGGTGTGCGTGCCGCAGGACATCTACCAGAAGGACCTCAACCCCAACCGGGCCAGCCGCGGCTCGCTGCTGTTCAGCAAGGGCGAGCAGAAGGTCTCCGGGAAGCAGGCGCTGGACTGGGTCCGGATCCGGCACGGCATCGGCGACGGCTCCGACATAGGCCGGATCAAGCGCCAGCAGGCGTTCGTCGCCAGCCTCATCAAGAAGGTCAAGGCCGACGGGTTCACCCCGACCAAGCTGTTCCCCCTCGCCGATGCCGCCACCAAGTCGCTCACCGTGGACCCCGGTCTGGGCTCGGCCGACAAGCTGCTGTCGTTCGCGATGTCGCTGAAGGACGTCGACCTGCACAACACCAAGTTCGTCACCATCCCGTGGCGCTATGAGGGGGCGCGGGTCGCCATCGTGGAGCCGGACGCCTCGGAGCTGTGGGCCGCGCTCAGGGCCGACCGCACCATCGACGGCAAGGACGCGGGCGGCAAGAAGAGCAAGAAGGGCAAGGCGGCTGCCTCCGCATCCCCGGACGCCGGTCAGGGCGACCTGGGGAAGGGCATCGACGTGGGTGTCTACAACGGAACCACCACCCCCGGCCTCGCCACCCGCGGCGCCTCCGTCCTCACCGGCCGCGGCTTCACCGTCACCGGCACCGAGAACGCGGGCAGCCAGAACCACGCCATCACCATCATCCAGTACGGTCCCGGCCGACAGGCCGAGGCCGAGACGGTCGCCAAGCTCTTCCCCGGGGCCGAACTCCAGGCCCTGACCGGCCCGGGCATCAACGTGGTCCTGGGTGAGGACTTCACGGCCGCCGCGGACGGTGCCTCGGCCGAGCCGACCTCCGTGCCCACGTCGGTGGCGGCGGACGCCCGCTCGGCCGACGACGACCTGTGCTCCAACTTGTCCTACGGGTAG